A single window of Usitatibacter rugosus DNA harbors:
- a CDS encoding sulfite exporter TauE/SafE family protein: MPSLVVLSLLAVSALVTSFISGILGMAGGMILMGILLAMLPLPQAMMLHGITQLSANGWRAWLWRHEVDWRVFRGYVYGALGSTAFFILVQLVVTKPVALVILGFTPFVALALPEKWHLNVERKFHSAACGVICTVLSLTAGVSGPILDVFFVRSKMSRHKVVATKAMTQSFSHLQKILYFGAITVGEGAHIHWGVAAMMIALAMAGTSLSRSVLEKMDDKSFRQWTRWTVMTVGVVYLVSGVVLLLKN; this comes from the coding sequence ATGCCATCGCTCGTCGTCCTCTCGCTGCTCGCCGTTTCGGCGCTCGTAACGTCCTTCATCTCCGGAATCCTCGGAATGGCGGGCGGGATGATCCTCATGGGGATCCTCCTCGCGATGCTGCCGCTGCCCCAGGCGATGATGCTGCACGGGATCACGCAGCTCTCGGCCAACGGCTGGCGCGCGTGGCTGTGGCGGCACGAGGTGGACTGGCGCGTGTTCCGCGGCTACGTCTACGGCGCGCTGGGGTCTACGGCCTTCTTCATCCTCGTGCAACTCGTCGTGACCAAGCCCGTGGCGCTCGTGATCCTGGGCTTCACGCCGTTCGTGGCCCTCGCCCTTCCCGAGAAGTGGCACCTCAACGTCGAGCGCAAGTTCCACTCGGCCGCGTGCGGGGTCATCTGCACAGTCCTCTCACTCACGGCGGGCGTGTCGGGTCCAATCCTCGACGTCTTCTTCGTCCGCTCGAAGATGAGCCGCCACAAGGTCGTCGCTACCAAGGCCATGACGCAGAGCTTCTCCCACCTGCAGAAGATCCTCTACTTCGGCGCCATCACGGTCGGCGAAGGCGCGCACATCCACTGGGGCGTGGCCGCGATGATGATCGCGCTCGCGATGGCCGGCACCAGTCTCTCGCGCAGCGTGCTCGAGAAGATGGACGACAAGTCGTTCCGCCAGTGGACCCGATGGACGGTCATGACGGTCGGGGTCGTCTATCTCGTCAGCGGCGTGGTGCTCCTCCTCAAGAACTAG
- a CDS encoding enoyl-CoA hydratase/isomerase family protein, producing the protein MENPVVVQREGPLAIVTLNRPEKLNALNRAMWVDLAESFEALADEPWVRCVVLRGSGTRAFSPGADISEFESQRANVTQAREYGEVMRRAIAAIDGCPHPVVAMIHGVCVGGGLEVAALADIRICGESSRFGVPIAKLGLTMAYPEIEALVRLVGEAVSMEILLEGRVFDAREALDKGLVNKVVADAEVEAESLATATRIAEGAPLVARWHKKFARRLRSVEPLSADEIDEGFASFGTDDFQEGRKAFLEKRKPSFEGK; encoded by the coding sequence ATGGAGAATCCCGTCGTCGTGCAACGCGAGGGCCCCCTCGCGATCGTCACCCTCAACCGCCCCGAGAAGCTGAACGCGCTCAACCGCGCGATGTGGGTGGACCTCGCCGAATCGTTCGAAGCGCTCGCCGACGAGCCGTGGGTGCGCTGCGTCGTGCTCCGCGGCTCGGGCACGCGGGCCTTCTCGCCCGGCGCCGACATCTCCGAATTCGAGTCGCAGCGCGCCAACGTCACGCAGGCCCGCGAGTACGGCGAGGTGATGCGCCGCGCGATCGCCGCGATCGACGGCTGCCCGCATCCCGTGGTCGCGATGATCCATGGCGTGTGCGTCGGCGGCGGGCTCGAGGTCGCCGCGCTCGCCGATATCCGCATCTGTGGCGAATCGAGCCGCTTCGGTGTCCCGATCGCGAAGCTCGGCCTCACGATGGCCTATCCCGAGATCGAGGCGCTGGTGCGGCTCGTGGGCGAGGCCGTGTCGATGGAGATCCTGCTCGAAGGCCGCGTGTTCGACGCCCGGGAGGCGCTCGACAAGGGGCTCGTGAACAAGGTGGTCGCCGATGCGGAGGTCGAGGCCGAGTCGCTCGCGACCGCGACGCGCATCGCGGAGGGCGCTCCTCTCGTGGCGCGGTGGCACAAGAAGTTTGCCCGGCGCCTTCGGTCCGTGGAACCCCTCTCCGCGGATGAAATCGATGAAGGGTTTGCTTCGTTCGGAACTGACGATTTCCAGGAGGGGCGCAAGGCGTTCCTCGAAAAACGGAAGCCCTCTTTCGAGGGGAAATGA
- a CDS encoding DUF1631 family protein gives MNESRPARPDNALLDEVRSGIALPFGDAIASAVPAVVEVLEQQLMQSPERTQWKPLKGAIAMLRDGGRALGGRARDRLIARFDAKLTPGADTLGQTARFSLESLSLVADDEMQEEILLGNATRRLKDQSDEELFALTHRLASILGRDSLPDEMNPVFPRVFARALLDAIGEGGIDLQGRLAAFGAFGPAMLEVVPQCYAAANRLLRERGVMPDFRKAYGSVVNPENRAVRAGDAGAAGALGTGAAAPPTHASSPAAGSAGSAASAPADPTAALFERLVSGGGARPAAPSAPPPSTPGLVTIQVRPELVAALRALESRMPADAQGSAAGAMPMAPSAMPSFGAAPAGGDDAFIIAEPLYPVVIPRIKREMGAALTPSDAVVADLVAALFERLFADERLADGFKAQVGRLQLPVFKAVMQDRAFFTDKKHPIRELIDVMAQLGGAEASVQVDGKAPVEWVAGAVEAIVIEHGEDPGTFARAARHLGEILERHAEAALEHDEDVQVIRQRETQLDGMREATLAIAHRLAAGHYAPHVADYLYRSWREVMVFDYLAGGEAGDDWKSDIETLDDLLWLMTPRFTLPERERMVSLLPSLAFRVRLGHVRASMDGDRSAALVEEMKELHEELTRSRTATTPARPLRKAPPAEATVPSPDDYTATLSISSATLAEEGLFRGAWFEFIDTDGTRHRCRLNWMSPVQGTCLFKDLDQNRSFAIGLLDLRERRRVGTVLKVDGPGVAQASIEGAIADVAGGLV, from the coding sequence ATGAACGAATCCCGTCCCGCACGCCCCGACAACGCCCTCCTCGACGAGGTGCGCTCCGGCATTGCGCTGCCCTTCGGCGACGCGATCGCCTCGGCCGTGCCCGCGGTCGTGGAGGTGCTGGAGCAGCAGCTGATGCAATCGCCCGAGCGCACTCAATGGAAGCCGCTCAAGGGCGCCATCGCGATGCTGCGCGACGGCGGCCGGGCGCTCGGGGGCCGGGCCCGCGACCGTTTGATCGCCCGCTTCGACGCGAAGCTGACGCCGGGCGCCGACACGCTCGGACAGACCGCGCGCTTCTCGCTCGAGTCGCTCTCCCTGGTGGCGGACGACGAGATGCAGGAAGAGATCCTCCTCGGCAACGCCACGCGCCGGCTCAAGGACCAGTCCGACGAGGAGCTCTTCGCGCTCACCCATCGCCTGGCATCGATCCTCGGGCGCGACTCGCTGCCCGACGAGATGAACCCCGTCTTCCCGCGCGTGTTCGCGCGTGCGCTCCTCGATGCCATCGGCGAAGGCGGCATCGACCTGCAGGGCCGGCTCGCGGCGTTCGGCGCCTTCGGGCCCGCGATGCTCGAGGTCGTGCCGCAGTGCTACGCGGCGGCCAATCGCTTGCTGCGCGAACGCGGCGTGATGCCCGATTTCCGCAAGGCCTACGGCTCCGTCGTGAATCCGGAGAACCGCGCGGTGCGTGCCGGTGATGCCGGCGCGGCGGGTGCGTTGGGGACCGGCGCCGCCGCCCCGCCCACGCACGCGTCGAGCCCGGCGGCAGGTTCCGCAGGTTCGGCGGCGTCCGCGCCCGCAGACCCAACCGCTGCCCTCTTCGAACGCCTCGTCTCCGGTGGTGGTGCACGTCCCGCCGCGCCCAGTGCCCCGCCGCCTTCGACACCGGGCCTGGTGACGATCCAGGTGCGGCCCGAGCTCGTGGCGGCCCTGCGTGCGCTGGAGTCCCGCATGCCTGCCGATGCGCAGGGCTCCGCGGCTGGCGCGATGCCCATGGCCCCGTCCGCGATGCCGTCCTTCGGTGCCGCGCCCGCGGGCGGCGACGACGCCTTCATCATCGCCGAGCCCCTCTATCCGGTCGTCATCCCGCGCATCAAGCGCGAGATGGGCGCGGCGCTCACGCCTTCGGATGCCGTCGTGGCCGATCTCGTGGCGGCCCTCTTCGAGCGACTCTTCGCCGATGAGCGCCTCGCCGATGGATTCAAGGCGCAGGTGGGCCGCTTGCAGCTCCCGGTCTTCAAGGCCGTGATGCAGGACCGCGCGTTCTTCACCGACAAGAAGCATCCGATCCGCGAGCTGATCGACGTGATGGCTCAACTCGGCGGGGCCGAAGCTTCGGTCCAGGTCGACGGCAAGGCGCCGGTGGAATGGGTCGCCGGGGCGGTCGAGGCGATCGTGATCGAGCATGGGGAGGACCCGGGCACGTTCGCGCGCGCGGCACGCCACCTGGGCGAGATCCTCGAGCGCCACGCCGAGGCCGCGCTCGAGCACGACGAGGACGTGCAGGTGATCCGCCAGCGCGAGACGCAGCTGGACGGCATGCGCGAGGCCACGCTCGCGATCGCCCACCGCCTCGCCGCCGGCCACTACGCGCCCCACGTCGCCGACTATCTCTATCGAAGCTGGCGCGAGGTGATGGTCTTCGACTATCTTGCCGGCGGCGAGGCGGGCGACGACTGGAAGAGCGACATCGAGACGCTCGACGACTTGCTGTGGCTCATGACGCCGCGCTTCACGCTGCCCGAGCGCGAGCGCATGGTGTCGCTGCTGCCCTCGCTCGCGTTCCGCGTGCGCCTGGGCCACGTTCGCGCCAGCATGGACGGCGATCGCTCCGCGGCCCTGGTCGAGGAGATGAAGGAGCTGCACGAGGAGCTCACGCGCTCGCGCACGGCCACGACTCCGGCAAGGCCGTTGCGCAAGGCCCCGCCCGCCGAGGCGACGGTCCCCTCCCCCGACGACTACACGGCCACGCTCAGCATCTCGAGCGCCACGCTCGCCGAGGAAGGCCTGTTCCGCGGCGCGTGGTTCGAGTTCATCGACACGGACGGCACGCGCCACCGCTGCCGCCTGAACTGGATGAGCCCCGTGCAGGGCACCTGCCTCTTCAAGGACCTCGACCAGAACCGCTCCTTCGCGATCGGGCTCCTGGATCTTCGCGAGCGCCGCCGCGTGGGCACCGTGCTCAAGGTGGACGGTCCCGGCGTGGCCCAGGCCTCGATCGAAGGCGCCATCGCGGACGTGGCCGGAGGGCTCGTCTAG
- a CDS encoding CaiB/BaiF CoA transferase family protein: MSGPLKGIKVIELAQIMAGPTCGMLLADMGADVIKVEKLPGGDDTRSYSEPSIAGESAAFMMLNRNKRGIAVNLKTPGGLEVVKKLLADADVVTENYRKGTLEKLGLGYDVLEKLNPRLVYCAVSGYGRTGPYADKGGFDLIAQGFAGLMSITGEPGGPPMKSGTSIADINAGVFAALGIVSALHARATTGRGQIVETSLMEAAIQQTYWQSAIYFATGVSPGPSGSAHLLTAPYQAFPTADGWVNVGGANQANWERIVKVIGRPELADDARFKTNGDRMRNLAALTPMVAERMKTRPSAEWLAAFEAAGVPAGPVNKIGDMLEDPQVAAREMVVEVDHAKAGRMKTLGLPLKFSDTPGEVRRGAPTLGQHTREVLADLGYSATEMDQLIASGAVAA, from the coding sequence ATGAGCGGACCGCTGAAGGGCATCAAGGTCATCGAGCTGGCCCAGATCATGGCCGGCCCCACCTGCGGCATGCTCCTCGCCGACATGGGCGCCGACGTCATCAAAGTGGAAAAGCTCCCCGGTGGCGACGACACGAGGAGCTACAGCGAGCCCTCGATCGCCGGCGAATCGGCCGCGTTCATGATGCTGAACCGCAACAAGCGCGGCATCGCGGTGAACCTGAAGACCCCCGGCGGCCTCGAGGTCGTGAAGAAGCTGCTCGCCGATGCCGACGTCGTCACCGAGAACTACCGCAAGGGGACGCTGGAGAAGCTCGGGCTGGGCTACGACGTGCTTGAGAAGCTGAACCCGCGCCTCGTCTATTGCGCGGTGTCCGGGTACGGCCGCACCGGCCCGTACGCGGACAAGGGCGGCTTCGACCTGATCGCGCAAGGCTTCGCGGGACTCATGAGCATCACCGGCGAGCCCGGCGGGCCGCCGATGAAGTCGGGCACCTCGATCGCGGACATCAACGCCGGAGTCTTCGCGGCGCTGGGGATCGTCTCCGCCCTGCACGCGCGCGCGACCACCGGGCGCGGACAAATCGTCGAGACCTCGCTCATGGAGGCCGCGATCCAGCAGACCTACTGGCAATCGGCGATCTACTTCGCCACCGGCGTGAGCCCCGGGCCCTCCGGATCCGCGCACCTGCTCACGGCGCCCTACCAGGCGTTCCCCACGGCCGATGGATGGGTCAACGTCGGCGGCGCGAACCAGGCCAACTGGGAACGCATCGTGAAAGTCATCGGCCGCCCCGAGCTGGCCGACGACGCGCGGTTCAAGACCAATGGCGATCGCATGCGCAACCTCGCGGCGCTCACGCCAATGGTGGCCGAGCGCATGAAGACGCGGCCGTCGGCTGAATGGCTCGCGGCGTTCGAAGCGGCCGGCGTCCCCGCGGGCCCCGTCAACAAGATCGGCGACATGCTCGAGGATCCCCAGGTTGCCGCACGCGAGATGGTGGTCGAGGTCGATCATGCGAAGGCAGGCCGCATGAAGACCCTGGGCCTGCCGCTCAAGTTCTCCGATACACCCGGAGAAGTTCGTCGTGGCGCCCCGACACTGGGGCAGCACACGCGCGAGGTTCTCGCGGATCTCGGCTACTCGGCCACCGAGATGGACCAGCTCATCGCCTCCGGCGCGGTCGCTGCCTGA
- a CDS encoding MFS transporter, whose translation MSTASLPTTLRQDATVISLVGYVHGTSHFYHFMFPSLFPWLMADFGLNFTQVGLTMTVFFVVSGIGQALSGFIVDRYGALRVLYGGIGLFIVSGLLLAASTSMAMLLGAAFLAGLGNSVFHPVDFTLLNRRVSTPRLGHAFSVHGLSGNLGWAMAPVLLTTIASAWNWRAAGVTAALVGVLALIVAFLNRRTLDDARVAAEPDGKKSGGTFDFLAAPTVWLCFAFFFIVTLAFGALQNYSTPVFTNVYHVSIPMAASALTAYLLASAAGTATGGFFAAKGDGQDRRVAIALSVAAVAAGLIASAVLPAVALPVLMAVMGFGVGFSGPSRDILVRRAATSTFGQRAFGRVYGFTYSGLDVGFAVAPLVFGPMMDAGQYTHVLWGAAALQLLAITTALTVGAKSRK comes from the coding sequence GTGTCCACCGCCTCGCTCCCTACCACGCTTCGACAGGACGCCACCGTCATCTCGCTGGTGGGGTACGTCCACGGCACGTCGCACTTCTACCACTTCATGTTCCCGTCGCTGTTTCCGTGGCTGATGGCGGACTTCGGGCTCAATTTCACGCAGGTCGGCCTCACGATGACGGTGTTCTTCGTCGTCTCGGGCATCGGGCAGGCGCTCTCGGGGTTCATCGTCGATCGGTACGGGGCGCTACGCGTGCTCTATGGCGGCATCGGTCTCTTCATCGTCTCGGGCCTGCTCCTCGCCGCTTCCACCAGCATGGCGATGCTGCTCGGCGCGGCCTTCCTCGCGGGGCTCGGAAACTCGGTGTTCCATCCCGTCGACTTCACGCTGCTGAACCGCCGAGTCTCCACGCCGCGGCTGGGCCATGCGTTCTCGGTGCACGGGTTGTCCGGCAATCTCGGCTGGGCCATGGCGCCGGTCCTGCTCACCACGATCGCCTCGGCTTGGAACTGGCGGGCCGCGGGCGTGACGGCTGCGTTGGTGGGCGTGCTTGCCTTGATCGTGGCCTTCCTCAATCGCCGCACGCTGGACGATGCGCGAGTTGCCGCGGAACCGGACGGCAAGAAATCGGGTGGAACGTTCGACTTCCTCGCCGCGCCCACGGTGTGGCTCTGCTTCGCATTCTTCTTCATCGTGACGCTCGCTTTCGGCGCGCTGCAGAACTACTCCACGCCGGTCTTCACGAACGTCTATCACGTGTCCATTCCGATGGCGGCATCGGCATTGACCGCGTACCTGCTGGCGAGCGCGGCGGGCACGGCGACCGGCGGCTTCTTTGCCGCGAAGGGTGATGGGCAAGACCGCCGCGTCGCGATCGCGCTCTCGGTCGCCGCCGTTGCCGCGGGCCTCATCGCCTCGGCCGTACTGCCGGCGGTTGCGTTGCCCGTGCTGATGGCCGTGATGGGGTTCGGTGTGGGCTTCTCCGGCCCGTCGCGAGACATCCTCGTGCGCCGTGCAGCCACGAGCACCTTCGGCCAGCGCGCCTTCGGACGCGTCTACGGCTTCACGTACTCGGGACTCGATGTCGGATTCGCCGTCGCGCCGCTGGTCTTCGGGCCGATGATGGACG
- a CDS encoding class I SAM-dependent methyltransferase, with protein MSDAVRSQYEALPYPARDPAEEKQRLLRTWLDDLPMIAHYGFGGRSVFQEGFRALVAGGGTGDATVFLAEQLRGTDAEVVHLDFSKTSLELARRRVEARGLKNVRFVHESLLELPRLELGTFRYINCVGVLHHLPEPDAGLRALLGSLEEGGALGLMVYGTVGRTGVYQMQELMRLAIGEDLELRKRIMAAKELLGVLPASNWFKRGEDLYSDHRVSDAGLVDLLLHPQDRGYTVDELFAWLEDGHGLHLELTDVQNGRSAYLPHLRLGPKPPKLAERIREMPRRRQYAIGEMLTGKVQTHSFYATRKPAVARYGDPELVPFFFHEPLDGNQLAGFLASGRGSAVQLDHRYTGLSVTVSPGRHGPAIVKHIDGKRTWHEIFEVVRSSGVSASDEELFKDFTPVYEVLNAIDRLLLKN; from the coding sequence TTGAGCGACGCCGTCCGATCCCAATACGAAGCGCTGCCGTACCCCGCCCGCGATCCCGCCGAGGAAAAGCAGCGGCTGCTGCGCACGTGGCTCGATGACCTTCCCATGATCGCCCACTACGGTTTCGGTGGGCGTTCGGTTTTCCAGGAGGGCTTTCGCGCCCTGGTGGCCGGCGGCGGCACGGGCGATGCAACGGTCTTCCTGGCCGAGCAGCTTCGCGGCACCGATGCGGAGGTCGTGCACCTCGACTTCAGCAAGACCAGCCTGGAGCTGGCGCGCCGGCGCGTCGAAGCGCGCGGGTTGAAGAACGTGCGCTTCGTCCACGAGTCGCTGCTGGAGCTCCCACGCCTCGAGCTCGGCACCTTCCGCTACATCAACTGCGTGGGCGTCCTTCACCACTTGCCGGAGCCGGATGCGGGTTTGCGCGCGCTGCTCGGCTCACTCGAGGAGGGCGGCGCGTTGGGCCTGATGGTCTACGGCACCGTGGGCCGCACCGGCGTCTACCAGATGCAGGAGCTGATGCGCCTCGCGATCGGCGAGGACCTCGAGCTTCGCAAGCGGATCATGGCCGCGAAGGAGTTGCTGGGCGTCTTGCCGGCGTCCAACTGGTTCAAGCGCGGCGAGGATCTCTACTCGGATCATCGCGTGAGCGACGCGGGGCTCGTGGACTTGCTGCTGCATCCGCAGGACCGCGGCTACACGGTCGATGAGCTCTTCGCGTGGCTCGAGGATGGCCACGGCCTCCACCTCGAGCTCACGGACGTGCAGAACGGCCGCTCGGCCTACCTGCCGCACCTGCGCCTGGGACCCAAGCCCCCGAAGCTCGCCGAGCGCATCCGCGAGATGCCGCGCCGGCGCCAGTACGCGATCGGCGAGATGCTGACCGGCAAGGTGCAGACGCATTCGTTCTATGCGACACGCAAGCCCGCGGTGGCGCGCTACGGGGATCCGGAGCTGGTGCCGTTCTTCTTCCACGAGCCGCTCGACGGCAACCAGCTCGCGGGCTTCCTCGCCTCGGGCCGCGGCTCCGCGGTGCAGCTCGACCACCGGTACACGGGACTCTCCGTCACCGTCTCGCCGGGCCGCCATGGCCCCGCGATCGTGAAGCACATCGACGGCAAGCGGACGTGGCACGAGATCTTCGAGGTCGTTCGGTCGAGCGGCGTGTCCGCCAGCGACGAGGAGCTCTTCAAGGACTTCACGCCGGTCTACGAAGTCCTCAACGCGATCGACCGGTTGCTCCTCAAGAACTAG
- a CDS encoding DUF3291 domain-containing protein yields MARELAQLNIARLRAPLDSPMLADFVANLDRINALAEAAPGFVWRLKDDAGNATSFESPFGEGVIVNLTVWRDAKSLHEFAFQSEHVQYMRRRREWFEKLAEAYAALWWVPEGHRPDVAEASRRLDHLRRNGPTPEAFTFREALASATLSP; encoded by the coding sequence ATGGCTCGCGAGCTCGCCCAGCTCAACATCGCGCGCCTGCGGGCGCCGCTCGATTCGCCGATGCTCGCGGACTTCGTCGCGAACCTCGACCGCATCAACGCGCTCGCCGAGGCGGCTCCGGGCTTCGTGTGGCGGCTGAAGGACGATGCGGGCAACGCCACGTCGTTCGAGAGCCCGTTCGGCGAGGGCGTGATCGTGAACCTCACGGTGTGGCGCGATGCGAAGTCGCTGCACGAGTTCGCCTTCCAGAGCGAGCACGTGCAGTACATGCGCCGGCGCCGCGAATGGTTCGAGAAGCTCGCCGAGGCCTATGCCGCGCTCTGGTGGGTGCCGGAGGGCCATCGGCCCGATGTCGCCGAAGCGTCGCGCCGGCTGGATCACTTGCGCCGCAACGGCCCCACGCCCGAGGCCTTCACCTTCCGCGAAGCGCTCGCGTCGGCTACCCTGTCGCCTTGA